In the Anomalospiza imberbis isolate Cuckoo-Finch-1a 21T00152 chromosome 3, ASM3175350v1, whole genome shotgun sequence genome, GTAGGGAAGTGGCAGGTGTGCTCCGCCTGTGACTCACCTCAGTGGCACACAGGTAGTGTAGGCACCGAGCCCTCCTGTCCCTTTGGGCTGTCTGCAGAGCAGATCAGAGCCAAGGTGCCTCACACCCAGCACATTAAAAGAAGGCACAAGAGGTAGGTTTTGTCCCCAGACTTTCCCAACAAGCAGGTGTTGCTGGCTGCCTGTATGAAAACTACGGAGGTGGCATTCGAACAGATCTTACTTTTCACAGAACTCACTCAGGGTCTGCTGCAGACCCTGGTATCACATTAGCAATTAAAAGCAAATGCACACAACTCCTGCTGACCAGTTATCCTGCCGTGGTGTCAGGACCCAGTTTCCACAGGGAATGGCAGCACTTCCCCATCTGGAGACCAAGACCTGTCAGACTGCCGATGCAGATTTTCCAGCTCTGGTCGCTTATCATAGGTAGACTCAGCTTAAGATTTCAGCTGTTCTAGGCCAATCTTCCACGTGACAGAAGTTGTGGCttgattttgtcttttttggtCATTCTTTTTGAGGAATCACCTGATTTGTTGTGGGACTGAGCGTTTCCCCGGCAAAATTCAGGGTCCCTGCCAGTCACTCCTGTTGAAGACAAAGTACACCGCGGGTGCGGGACTGTCACACGGCCGAGGAAGCCTCCCGGGGTAGTTTCAGTGAGCTCGGGAGATTCAGCCTGAGTCACTGGGATGACAACATCAGCTGTCACAAATAAAAAGAGACTCATGTAGCAGAACACCACTGACATCCATTTCATAACTTGCCGTCTTCAATGAAACTGGATAATCATAGCTAAATGTACTGGCAATGCCGCCGCTGATATTTCTCTTTTACGATCAGTCTCGCTGAGCAGGGGTCTATCAGGCGTTGCTCTCTCGGTGGTGGCGGTGCTCAGCGCTGCCCCGGGCACAGAGAGGCACCTTTCTGGCAAGGCTCCCCCTGCCCGGGTGGTACAGCCGCGCCTCCCTCCCCCATCCCGCGGCGCCCGGTGGTTGCTGCTGACGGCGGCGCGTGCGCAGAgggcggccggcggcggcgggcggtgcTGAGGGACCGGCGGGTCGAGCCGGGTCGGGGCCTCCCCAGGGCCTCCCCAGGCGGGTCGAGCCGGGCGCTCCTGGGGGAACGGGCAGGGCAGTCCCTGAGCCGGGAAGGGCCGTCCCGTCCCGTCATTGCGGGCAGCGCTGTGGGTGAGGAGCGGGGCTTGTGCGTCGGCGTCGGGGCCGGTCCCCAGGTCTGCGTGAGGGGCTCGGCGGCCCCGAGGGCTCGGGAGGGTTGCGGGGGGCGTCGGTGCCGTGTCAGTGCGGGGGCGGAGGAGCTGTCACGGCCCTGCTAGAGCCAGGGCTTGCGGTAGTGGGTCGTGCTGTTCAGGTTCTGGTCGTACCGTGGGATCGGTGTGTTTTGTCCTGGTTTTCCCCGGGGAAATGGCGGGGGGCGGGGGCTGCTGGGACTTGGAGTCGATCTCTCCAGTTGTGATGCCATGGGGTGGGCGAAGGGCCTTCGGGGCTCCCAGTCCATCCCCCTCCTGGTAGCGGGGCACCTGCGAGCAAAGGGTGCGAGTAGGTGCGCCACGGGGAACGGAACATTTGCCGCCTGCTGAAGCACGGCGGGAGCTTCTCGCCGGGCGGTCTGCCCTCGGTGGTCTTTGTGGCCTTTTCACTTGCGTTCACCAGACTCCCAAACACACGGTGGTGTTCAGCAGTCAAAGGTTGCGGCGGGTCTGCTGGTCCTGCTCATATCACATATATGGTTCATAAAACGAGCTGGAGttcaaatatttcagtattatcTGACTTTTCTCTCCCCACAAGCCTTTGGTTTTGAACTACGATGTATTCAGGAAGTTTCAGACAACTTAAGGCACTTAATGCTGGGCTGTTCAGCTAATTACACCGATGTTACTAATAATATGTAATAATGTTGCTGGTCTGCATTCCAtactctttttccatttttgaatttggttttttttggtttttttgtgttttttttggaAAGGGGCTTAATGTTCAGAAACTGATTGCAGTGTCTTGTTTTGAGCCATGATGATTACAGCCCCTTTTTGGTGTAAGTGATCCCCCTTACTGCGTTAGTTTTCTGTAGTTTTATGTCCTGGATCTGTATTTGAGATTCTGAATTGCACCCAAAGCTATAGCAAATGCTGTAAAAGCGGTGCAGGAAAAGCAGGGGAGTAGGACAATAACTGCGCAATGCTGTTGAAATAAAAGATTCATAAGTAACAAAACAGGATTTGCTTATtgtattttctcttcctctttcttgcATTCCTACTTGACCCTCTTCTGCTTTTGCTTCAGTACATTGCTTTGTACTAGTAGGGACTTCACAAGCCAGTTGTAAATCTTACAgcatgtttttttttgtctctctaCCTGTCTTTAGGATGACTCTGCCTAATGGCAACAGCACTGAAGTCATAACTGCAGTGGATGTGAGCTCTCTATATTTTTGAGTCTATATATATGGATGTACTTAAAAATTCACTAAATTTTTTTATCCTTGTTCCAGATGGAAGAATTCATGCTTACTGGTTTGCATAAAATAGCAGAGGCTAAATAGACATGAAGGAGACTGTAGTGGGGATGAGAAGTatcaaaagagaagaaatgaatCCTACAAATGATGATCCAGTGTTTGGGACCGTTTTTGACTGGGACTATCTCTTATGGGAAATTCGTTTGACATTTTTAGCTGCCGGTTTTTTAATCTACTTGGGAGTATTTCTTCTGTCTCACTGGTTGTCTTCTTGGAGAAGTTCCACTTACCGTGCCTTGTATGCAAAGGAGAAGGTGTTTTGGAATATGGCAGTCACACGTGGTGTCTTTGGACTTCAGAGCTGTGTTGCTGGGTTATGGGCTTTGCTCATAGATCCCGTTTTTCATGCTGACAAAGTCTATTCACAGCAAAAGTGGAGTTGGTTTAACTGTTTAATAGCAGCTGGATTTTTCTTGCTTGAAAATGTAGCAGTTCATATGTCCAACATTATTTTTAGAACATTTGATATTTTCTTAGTAGTTCATCATTTGCTTGCTTTTGGTGGCTTGGCTGGTTTAGTAATTAATGTGAAATCTGGACATTATCTGCCTTTGATGGGAATGTTGCTGGAGATGAGTACTCCCTCAACATGCATTTCCTGGATGCTTCTGAAGGTAAGAATGTGATAATTTTCATATTATATTTGTAAAAGTTTTCATGTGTTTCACTTGTTTGTAGATAATCTATGTGGTTTGTTTGAACAGTTTTTCATCAAAACTGCATTTATCCAACTGATACCTGTGTTATTGTCATATACCTGCTTTTGTCATGATGTCACTTGTGCAGGCCTCCATGTAGGTTTGTGTGATGCTGTGTGCATGTGCACAGTAGGATGGTATAGATCCATACCAAGTTTAAGattccatatatatatatatatatacatatatatatatgtggaATAACATTGCACTATGAGGAAAAAATGCCTGAGGGTATGTGTATTTGAAAGCTGGATATTTGTAATAGTTCTACAGATTATTCAGTTCCTTATCTTGAAGTATCAATCTCACTTCTGCATACTTtgtgttctttcttttctaGGCTGGCCGTGCTAGCACCTTTTTCTGGAAGGCAAACCAGTGGGTGATGATCCATCTGTTTCACTGCCGCATGATTCTTACCTACCACATGTGGTGGGTGTGTATTTTCAATTGGAATTCTATTGTAGAAAATCTGGGACTTCTTCACTTTATTGTTTTATTCTCGGGACTATTTGCTGTTACGCTAATACTTAACCCATACTGGACATACAAAAAAACTCAGCAACTCCTCAGCCCAACTGACTGGAACTTTGAAAATAAAGCagtggaaaatggaaaattaaatggTGAAACACATGAAAAGAAGAGGATATAGCACTGAAACAACAATTTCCCAGCAGGGTAACAGAAGAATACAATGCAAAGTCATTCTTTGCATGTGAACTAGAAGATTTTGCAAGAAGCTCATTGATGCAGTGACTCCTTGCTGGTAGCACTATATGCGCATCACGAGTGTTGAAAAGCATTGTTTGGGTTTCTTATGTGTATACATACAAGAACTTCAACCCTCATTATAAATTACACCAACAATTTGTTGGGTTGGACAGTATTTCATAATGTAGTAGTGATGTGCTCCCTAATggcatgttttttttcctaatgcttCAAAGTGGCTTTACAGTAAGTCATCTATTAAGCTTGGCTTGAATCAAGTTTAACTTGAATCCTATTTCATATATGGTAGAGATACTGAAAATTATGTTAAATTGTTTGTTAAGATCAATTATGATCCAAGTTAGGTATGCATGGGTACCTAATTCCTGTGTGCCAGTGAATCATTCCAAGTCACAGAACTGGTCAGTGGTAGTCATGGCCCGGCTTTGGGTTTTGTCGTGGGctgttttgtgggtttggggtttttttgggtattgttttttttctttttttctttgaagcGCTCTTAAGGAACAAGGAAAATAATTGTTTGAGTGTTTGTTGTCAAAGTTGTAGTTTTCAGTTTGCCCTCAGTATGAGAGGAGTTTATATCCATCAGAACCATGTATGTGGACATCCACACATTTGCCATATGAGTGGTTTGGTAGGTAATCATAGTGACCCCTTCCTGACTTTAAATCAATGAAATACAAGTGGCTCTGTGCCATCttgaaaaaaatgctgcttgattagtaaaattattttgtttgtagGTCCTGCATGAGGGGTCATGCAATTAGTTCCACTAGTGCTTCTGTTATGGTTCCTCTTATTTTTGGGAATGCACTTAATTTTAGATGGTTTCAGAATTGGAGGTGACTCCTCTATGGAGGAAAGCTCCTATCACCTCCTGTGGGAGTTcaattgttttaatatttttatttaactttaaAGAACATACCAAGTGACACTAACAATCCTTTGCACTTTATCTGCCACATCACAGAAATCTTTCCTTGACCTGAGAAACTAGGTTGCTCTTTACATAGGGACTAATGGTGATGGATGTTCTCCCACTTAAAATATTGGTTTGATGGTTCCTGGGTGATATATTGGGAAGTGGATGGAGGGATAAAGATCACGATAGAAGAGAGTGACGCCTAGTGGCAGGAGAATGACAGGGGTATTAGTTTTGGTACACAGAAcaaattagattttaaaaaatggttaaTTTGAGTTCTGTGTGACATGACTGCTACACACGTTTATTTCCCAAAGCATTAAGACTGGGCAAGCCCATGCTGTGAAGAATTTTACATTAAGCCGTGAATTAGAGACTTTGTGAACTGATCTGTGGTGGAGCATATTGTTTTAAATGTGTGAGGGAAGCACTCTTTGGTGTAAACAGCcccattttattaatttttggtGGGAATGTCTTTGGTTTGTTCTGAGTGAAGGGAGTGGTCGGGTTGCTGTGTTCCCTAATTCACTCTGTGTGAGCACAGAGTTGAATTGCTGTTCTGTGATGGGGAGGAAACTTCTTACTTTAGGTCACAAATATATAGCCAGATCTTGTTGATAATGATGAAGTGGTGAATATCTGAAATTGCCCATTCAAAACCCAGCTGAGAGGGTCACAGTAATTTTACACAGCAAAGCTGTCTGCTATTGTGCTGATAAAATAGATAAAATCTAAATTTGGAGCTGCCTTCTTATTTCTAAGCTGGGCAGAATGAAGTTGCAGTGTTGTCTGCCTGGCCACCATCCTATAGTGAAAAGGGTTCTCAAAAGTTTGAAATGGTGTACCTATCTTGAGGAGTTGTATGTGGGAGACTAATGTTAAAAGTACTTTGGAAGAAACCAGAGGGATGAATTCCTTGGCTGTGGAACCAAAAATTATGATCTGAATGCATACGTTGCAGAATCCAAACCTCACTTGCAGGAGATCCAGGGAGAAAGGCTGAGAATAAGTGATCAGATATCAGAATTATGGTATACTCTATGAAGCTTAAAACTTGAAGGTTTGGATTCATTGTTAAAATCCCAGATACAGAATTCTAAAGAGTCCTAACAGAAAATGGAAGCATCAGAAGAAGTTTGGGATGTGTGTGTAATTCATATAGTGGCTGGCATTCTTATAGAATGTGAGGTTCCTATGtgctaaaataaaagaatatgGATGGTGGGGATTAGTAGTGAATTGAGACTGAAAAAAGACAAGTGGAAATTTATGTCATAGTACCGGATGTCTaaagtttaatattttatattattaatgTGTATAACTTTATTGATTGAATTTTAAATCTTtcattaaaattatgtttttatcATCATAATGCAGTTTTTTTAGTTTGCATCCTAGTGTGAGttttttcacaaaaagactgTTAGGGTTTGCATGTCTTAACTATATAATGAATGATACTTTAGAGCCCCTGTTAACCTAAACTCTGGTAGACCTGCTAGAACAAGAAAGCTATGCAATAAAGCAAATAACAGcacttattttatttctgttggtttaagaGTACTTTACAGTCCAGCTAGAAATACAACACAACAAAAATACAGACAACCTTTCTTCTTCATCCTTTTCATGGCCTAGTGTTGGAGTTACCAGTTTTGTTACACAGAGCCTCTTTTTTTATACTTGAGTATAAAAGGACCTTTTATAAGGGTGTGTAGTGAAAGGACAAGGGCAATGACTTTAAACTAGGGGAGGGGAGAGTTAGacaatattaggaagaaattgttccccatgagggtggtgaggcactggaacaggttgcccagacaATCTGtggataccccatccctggaagtgttcagggcgaggctgaatggggctttgaacaacctggtgtagtggaaggtgtccctgcctacaGCAGGAGGGCTGGAACTAGATAATCcctaaggtctcttccaatcccAGACTTCTGGAATTCTTCAGTGTCTATTGACTGCTCCCTTTAGGAGGGTTTTCTGGTTTATTATTGTGGAAGTCACATTCCTCTGAAACAAGTCTGAAAAAGTTCTTGAACTGAGGGTTTTGGTACTTATAACTAAGTGATCCTTTTCAGCCCAAAGGTAGAATAGCCATTTGTGGTTGTAAATTTTGTTGAAGTGAAATTAATCCCAGTCCTGTTGGGCCTTCTTACACAGCTTCATCCACAATCCTCAATTTAGAAAAATTCAGTCAGCTTCGGTATGGTTGGATTGGGTCACAGAGTATGCTGCTGTGGATTTGGAAAACTTGCATAAggtgattttgggtgaattATTTGTTTGCCAAGGTGACTGCTAGGGACTTGGCTCTGCTTTCTTGCTGAACAAGCTTATTTGAGGAGTGGTGTTGGTGTCACctttctgaagttttttttttttaaacccaaacaacaaaaacccaaaccagcaaGCTGTGGTGGGGATAATGGTGTtcagttgttttggtttggttttttgtttttttaaagaaagatgtCTGATCTGAGACGTCCTTGTCCAGTCATCTGGTTCTTACGGTCTTCATACAACATTCCTAAATCACAGTTTgtgttttcttccatttctagtgtatg is a window encoding:
- the CLN8 gene encoding protein CLN8, with translation MKETVVGMRSIKREEMNPTNDDPVFGTVFDWDYLLWEIRLTFLAAGFLIYLGVFLLSHWLSSWRSSTYRALYAKEKVFWNMAVTRGVFGLQSCVAGLWALLIDPVFHADKVYSQQKWSWFNCLIAAGFFLLENVAVHMSNIIFRTFDIFLVVHHLLAFGGLAGLVINVKSGHYLPLMGMLLEMSTPSTCISWMLLKAGRASTFFWKANQWVMIHLFHCRMILTYHMWWVCIFNWNSIVENLGLLHFIVLFSGLFAVTLILNPYWTYKKTQQLLSPTDWNFENKAVENGKLNGETHEKKRI